In the genome of Kluyveromyces marxianus DMKU3-1042 DNA, complete genome, chromosome 1, one region contains:
- the ILT1 gene encoding Ilt1p — MGSEGAATALATIGTVCWCVQLIPQIIYNYRRKDCTGLPPTMMFLWVVSGVPFGVYFLVTKANIILQIQPHLFMFFCSISWIQSLYYPPRNIPIKRIMIWYVVPMSMFIVGFEIGFTLWLRPVYSHGTKWPALLIGIFAAILLAAGLVPPYFELWKRRGRVVGINFLFLFVDSMGAWFNIASVIVGNMDVMGIVLYSVVAAMEIGIFASHFIWCCRFKWFGNSLDEEDLNSISDLDSASGDVDLEIQTITDNNNTSIHSINSNKKATGA; from the coding sequence ATGGGTTCGGAAGGTGCTGCAACCGCATTGGCAACCATCGGCACTGTTTGCTGGTGCGTTCAATTGATCCCGCAAATTATCTACAACTACCGTAGGAAGGATTGCACAGGACTCCCGCCAACAATGATGTTTCTTTGGGTTGTGTCCGGCGTGCCATTCGGGGTGTACTTCTTAGTAACAAAAGCgaatataatattacaGATCCAGCCGCACTTATTCATGTTTTTCTGTTCCATATCATGGATACAATCATTGTACTATCCTCCAAGAAATATTCCCATCAAAAGGATCATGATCTGGTATGTTGTTCCAATGTCCATGTTCATTGTAGGATTTGAAATTGGGTTTACACTATGGTTGAGGCCCGTTTACAGCCACGGCACAAAATGGCCAGCTCTATTGATAGGCATATTTGCTGCCATTCTACTTGCTGCCGGGTTGGTGCCACCATATTTCGAGCTTTGGAAACGGCGGGGACGTGTTGTGGGAATcaactttttgtttctattCGTCGACTCTATGGGAGCATGGTTCAACATTGCGAGTGTCATAGTCGGCAACATGGACGTCATGGGCATCGTGCTATATTCAGTGGTAGCAGCCATGGAGATCGGAATATTCGCGTCGCATTTCATCTGGTGCTGCCGATTCAAATGGTTTGGCAACAGTCTCGACGAAGAAGACCTAAACTCGATAAGCGATCTTGACAGTGCTTCTGGAGACGTTGACTTGGAGATCCAAACGATAACGGACAACAATAATACAAGTATACATTCTATAAACAGCAACAAGAAGGCTACCGGAGCCTGA
- the VPS51 gene encoding Vps51p: MAEQISHKKSLKRVDNEKRKRLKEYYGLKKNGGDAERDSGVSGAGSENADSSGVGESSENVSESRLATPEENSTGKEEDIKAELENGNVDIKTRSLKELLQIQNVLLAEETEADNTIKNTIYDNYYDLIKVDDILREMSQLNSGIVDELRETCTMAQSLMKQ, encoded by the coding sequence ATGGCTGAACAAATATCGCATAAAAAGTCCTTGAAACGGGTGGACAATGAGAAGAGGAAGCGGTTGAAAGAGTATTACgggttgaagaagaatgggGGCGATGCTGAGAGGGATTCCGGGGTTTCTGGAGCAGGCTCAGAGAATGCTGACTCGAGCGGAGTCGGGGAATCTTCGGAAAATGTTTCTGAGAGTCGATTGGCGACGCCTGAAGAGAATTCGACTGgcaaggaagaagatatcaagGCGGAATTAGAGAATGGGAACGTTGATATCAAGACACGGAGTTTGAAAGAGTTGCTCCAGATACAAAATGTTCTCCTTGCCGAGGAAACGGAGGCTGATAACACGATTAAAAACACGATATATGATAACTACTATGATTTGATCAAAGTGGACGATATTTTAAGGGAAATGAGCCAGCTGAACAGTGGCATTGTGGATGAACTCCGAGAAACATGCACTATGGCGCAGTCTTTAATGAAGCAGTGA
- the IRS4 gene encoding increased rDNA silencing protein 4: MRFGSRRHSAKANIIPSYAERNGANQVVEDASLKAAQAMFKKHSVGQVPAIQAPRPVPIRVSSSSSRHVSANMGRRSPRMTVPRSGASSESVARSVSPLDGTTMDRGESGVSDAAQQAASVALDSEINMSGDGSYSLAIPAHVTSSDGYLSSRNSSKLSLPRQHSPSQSVGLANKLHSMSLESVSTVGNSPGTAHSGNKTLIARKDGTVGGVPSVLVESDGTPMVFRDDMSEQDDRSLRNITYDTTTKMNVPVTYKGTLPDLIPVHQRHRKKRWHSIFGGIQSSGISGLASGGSSSWDHEQNGVAGGTVSEVQFNQADDNLVVKSENPMQKTRLRTTMRPNNNNYTAEQENDMDSSGDSSNESTYSANSEFDKRHSMDVTGSHTDIHLFSNTGTSTKKKRRSIMRSHKRHSFNEDKPWKSHVDIGYVSEKERKRYEGIWVTNRNSYLELLPWWDENDLLDDEDHTIFPQDGLILNQVVLDLWSRSNLPPQLLAQIYDKVDTRRDCTLNRQSFLIGMWLVDQCLYGRKLPKEIDQRVWDSVEKFSINIPNNNPHHHHRRRKKMLKKELKTIKKELNI; this comes from the coding sequence ATGAGGTTTGGGTCGAGGCGACATAGTGCGAAGGCTAATATTATTCCATCGTATGCGGAACGGAATGGGGCTAATCAGGTTGTGGAGGATGCTTCTTTGAAGGCAGCTCAAGCGATGTTCAAGAAGCATTCTGTGGGTCAGGTGCCGGCGATCCAGGCTCCCAGACCGGTTCCAATACGGGTGAGTTCGAGTTCGAGCAGGCATGTGTCTGCTAACATGGGGAGAAGGAGTCCACGGATGACTGTTCCGCGATCTGGAGCTAGTTCTGAGAGTGTGGCTCGGTCGGTTTCCCCTCTCGATGGGACAACGATGGATCGAGGCGAGTCTGGGGTGAGTGATGCGGCCCAGCAGGCAGCGTCAGTGGCATTGGATAGCGAGATTAACATGAGTGGAGATGGGTCGTACTCGCTGGCGATTCCTGCGCATGTGACTTCAAGCGATGGGTACCTTTCGTCTAGAAATTCGTCCAAGCTTTCGTTGCCAAGACAGCATTCTCCGTCGCAGTCCGTGGGTCTCGCGAACAAGCTACACTCGATGAGCTTAGAGAGTGTGAGCACTGTGGGGAACTCACCGGGGACAGCTCATTCGGGCAACAAGACGCTTATTGCGCGCAAGGATGGCACCGTTGGTGGTGTACCATCAGTTTTGGTGGAGTCCGATGGCACGCCGATGGTGTTCCGCGATGACATGAGCGAACAAGACGACCGGTCTCTAAGAAATATTACCTACgatacaacaacaaagatGAACGTCCCAGTCACGTATAAAGGGACGTTGCCTGATCTGATACCGGTACACCAGAGGCATCGGAAGAAAAGATGGCATAGCATATTTGGGGGCATACAGTCCTCGGGAATCTCAGGCTTAGCTTCTGGCGGGTCCAGCAGCTGGGACCATGAACAGAATGGGGTGGCCGGAGGCACCGTTTCAGAGGTGCAATTCAACCAGGCCGATGACAACCTTGTGGTGAAGAGTGAAAACCCTATGCAAAAGACAAGACTTCGAACTACAATGAGACccaataacaacaactaTACCGCAGAACAAGAGAATGATATGGACTCCAGCGGAGACTCCTCTAACGAGTCCACATATTCTGCAAACTCTGAATTCGACAAAAGGCATAGCATGGATGTCACAGGCAGCCATACGGATATCCATCTGTTCAGTAACACCGGTACGAGTACCAAGAAGAAACGCAGATCGATTATGCGTTCGCACAAACGCCATTCCTTCAACGAGGATAAACCATGGAAATCTCATGTCGATATTGGTTATGTCAGCGAAAAGGAACGCAAACGGTACGAAGGAATATGGGTTACAAACAGAAATAGCTACTTAGAACTTCTGCCCTGGTGGGATGAAAATGACTTATTGGATGACGAAGACCATACCATCTTCCCCCAGGACGGTCTCATACTAAATCAGGTAGTGCTTGATTTATGGTCGCGTAGTAACTTGCCGCCTCAACTATTAGCACAGATCTACGATAAGGTTGATACAAGACGCGATTGCACGTTGAACAGACAATCATTTCTAATTGGAATGTGGCTAGTCGACCAATGTCTCTACGGCCGGAAACTTCCGAAGGAAATCGACCAGAGGGTCTGGGATAGCGTCGAAAAGTTCTCTATCAACATCCCAAACAACAACCCTCACCATCAccatagaagaagaaagaagatgcTCAAGAAGGAGTTGAAGACCATCAAGAAGGAACTCAATATTTGA
- the IML2 gene encoding uncharacterized protein encodes MFRVLNALKGGGSPKVSELSGEERTRFILQQAHDFEIALQAMDYVLDDNAEAGLQLLADNAATSPGDKTVGVLAKGVIEFLEATLGFEPEVMKKAANTLGQAEQLSLKSRAKQQKLNIKTSSLYPPGTEYAVTYTESCLLHALLMLFSESMVEGAKALFKLRKAYHMLQDILREINAAEKKLSSAIYLQKINESTASFISAESSFTSYDIPYKLTPEEARDKELLDFANTVYSLRKKRLCGAHIGNSPAINRLRKDIGMDSLKSEKAEHVDEYHLINDESDANQATMDEFIHSGVNLCFGILQVVLSLIPPAIGAVLSVVGFHGSREEGLRLVWKSTKYRNIHGGIGLLGLLFYYDGPFQFTDVDFDIPAAKADEPIPKEEMDRATLLHPGKILTNALLQARALFPNSALWLLQEARMLSKNGRLKEAVDLLESIDHNSIQMKQIKALIVFEKANTLVFMHEFEKGAKYMLLMLDISDWSHALYTYYAGCCYLEMYRKYDMGILKEEEGDERKMWFKKKATELIFDSAKIVGKKKFMSKVLPLDRFLLRKVDQFKKFSTMINSNDPLDSIGVSPVHELIYLYNGFNRMTTKELDLSLKSLTEYHNPTIDLKNPDQELITNVLTSLIMRRTGKIQEGCDLLDKKVLPQLYTMQGGKVRFIKKTEDPWIYPTAFYERALFTWKLKGVDGLKEAHGWLDKAQNYQDDYELSTRIGMKVKAAKDRVEESL; translated from the coding sequence ATGTTCCGTGTTTTAAATGCGCTTAAGGGTGGTGGATCGCCCAAAGTATCTGAGCTATCAGGCGAAGAGAGAACGCGAtttattcttcaacagGCCCATGATTTTGAGATAGCTTTGCAGGCGATGGATTATGTCTTAGATGACAATGCGGAAGCTGGGTTGCAACTTCTTGCAGATAACGCTGCTACAAGTCCTGGTGATAAGACGGTCGGAGTGTTGGCCAAAGGTGTGATTGAATTTTTAGAGGCCACTTTGGGTTTTGAACCCgaagtgatgaagaaggcTGCCAATACCTTAGGACAAGCAGAGCAACTGTCTTTAAAGAGCAGAGCCAAGCAGCAGAAGCTGAATATTAAGACAAGCTCACTCTACCCTCCAGGCACGGAGTATGCAGTGACTTATACTGAATCATGTCTTCTACATGCTTTGTTAATGTTGTTTAGCGAATCTATGGTAGAAGGTGCAAAGGCCCTTTTCAAGCTTAGAAAAGCTTACCACATGCTGCAAGACATACTAAGAGAGATAAATGCCGCAGAGAAGAAGCTCTCGAGTGCTATTTATTTACAAAAAATCAACGAATCAACAGCCAGTTTTATCTCCGCCGAATCGTCGTTCACCTCTTACGACATCCCATACAAGCTCACCCCGGAAGAAGCTCGTGATAAGGAACTATTGGATTTCGCGAACACCGTATAttctttgagaaagaagcGTTTGTGTGGGGCACACATAGGAAACTCGCCAGCCATTAATAGGTTGAGAAAAGACATTGGGATGGACTCTTTGAAAAGTGAGAAAGCAGAACACGTTGATGAATACCACTTAATAAATGACGAAAGCGATGCAAATCAGGCTACAATGGACGAGTTCATCCATTCTGGTGTGAATTTATGCTTTGGTATTCTCCAGGTAGTCCTTTCTTTGATCCCTCCAGCAATCGGCGCTGTGTTATCGGTAGTTGGTTTCCATGGTTCTAGAGAAGAAGGTCTAAGACTTGTATGGAAGTCTACCAAGTACAGAAACATTCATGGTGGTATCGGATTGCTCGGACTACTATTCTATTATGATGGACCCTTCCAATTCACTgatgttgattttgatatCCCAGCAGCAAAGGCAGATGAACCCATCCCTAAGGAAGAGATGGATCGTGCAACTCTATTGCATCCAGGGAAAATCCTTACAAATGCGTTATTGCAGGCTAGAGCTCTCTTCCCAAACAGCGCCTTGTGGTTACTTCAAGAAGCTCGGATGCTTTCTAAAAATGGCCGTCTAAAGGAAGCAGTAGACCTGTTAGAGTCCATCGATCACAATTCTATTCAAATGAAGCAGATAAAGGCTCTCATCGTTTTCGAAAAAGCCAACACTTTGGTATTTATGCATGAATTCGAGAAAGGTGCAAAATATATGTTACTGATGTTAGATATTAGTGATTGGTCCCATGCTTTATACACTTATTATGCTGGTTGCTGCTACCTTGAAATGTATAGAAAATATGACATGGGgattttgaaagaagaagagggagACGAGAGAAAAATGTggttcaagaaaaaagctACCGAACTGATCTTCGACTCGGCCAAaattgttggaaagaagaaattcatGTCTAAAGTTTTGCCTTTAGACAGATTCTTATTGAGAAAAGTAGACcagttcaagaagttcagCACAATGATTAATTCGAATGATCCATTAGATAGTATTGGTGTTTCGCCAGTGCATGAGCTAATTTATTTGTACAACGGATTCAATAGAATGACAACCAAAGAACTTGATCTTTCCTTGAAATCACTAACAGAATACCACAATCCAACGATTGACCTAAAGAATCCTGATCAAGAATTGATCACCAACGTTTTAACTTCTTTAATCATGAGAAGAACTGGTAAAATCCAGGAAGGGTGTGATTTGTTGGATAAGAAGGTATTACCCCAATTGTACACCATGCAAGGTGGTAAAGTCAGATTCATCAAGAAGACGGAGGACCCATGGATTTATCCAACTGCTTTCTACGAAAGGGCGTTGTTTACCTGGAAACTTAAGGGCGTTGATGGTTTGAAGGAAGCACATGGGTGGTTAGACAAAGCCCAAAACTACCAAGATGATTATGAGTTAAGTACGCGTATTGGAATGAAGGTTAAAGCCGCTAAAGATAGAGTTGAAGAATCATTATAG
- the HEL1 gene encoding E3 ubiquitin-protein ligase HEL1, with amino-acid sequence MTSLEDYNFEVSEDDEYYQLIGDSDYESDYSLTKDSKVSQNSHNSQDLQFRYKSLSRDELFADVMERVKFVGSITQLSLDSMIILLRLYGWNEEKLLEDYTENPRDILEKGGLIVPENGKRGIQLEKDYMCPICCDTYDKVSVFMMECGHVACINCYRSYLTSTLKKPRAPTCMSCNISITSSDIDQIFGNSDFSKKHICLSFETFINKHSKNYKWCPYTGCGNIIYSNNESTLNEMLKRHMIPEVICNNKHAFCFYCSTEVHSPCDCKIAQYWIEKVRDESTNLNWILNNTKPCPFCGTSIEKNGGCNHMTCQSCQSEFCWICDGRWSIHTDNYVCKFQNEKKDNRGVKSISKRFTDGYKMFIVHENSSDLDLKLAGTIESKIFTLQKELGISWIEGQFLSESIKILLHGRSVLKWSYTIGVFCDPSHNLTHILEQNQTMLSNAVESLSLKLQIKDPNVIIKSKAEFRDSSSLVNGRIAALERCCQELLVKGICKLESI; translated from the coding sequence ATGACAAGCTTAGAAGACTATAACTTTGAGGTGAGTGAAGATGACGAATATTACCAGCTAATAGGCGACAGCGATTATGAATCTGATTATTCCCTAACTAAAGATTCGAAGGTTAGTCAAAATTCACACAACTCCCAAGATTTACAATTTAGATATAAATCCTTATCCAGAGATGAACTATTTGCAGATGTAATGGAACGTGTCAAGTTTGTTGGGTCGATTACGCAACTATCTCTTGACAGTATGATTATATTACTAAGGCTGTATGGATGGAACGAAGAAAAGCTTTTAGAAGATTATACTGAAAATCCAAGGGATATCTTAGAGAAAGGGGGTTTAATAGTACCagaaaatggaaagagAGGAATTCAACTAGAAAAAGATTATATGTGCCCCATATGTTGCGATACTTACGACAAAGTGTCGGTATTTATGATGGAATGCGGTCATGTGGCTTGTATTAATTGTTACAGATCATATTTAACATCCACTTTAAAGAAACCAAGGGCGCCCACTTGTATGAGTTGCAATATTTCTATAACGTCAAGTGATATtgatcaaatatttggCAATTCTGACTTCAGTAAGAAACATATATGCCTTTCCTTTGAAACCTTTATTAATAAACATTCTAAAAACTATAAGTGGTGCCCATACACAGGCTGCGGGAATATTATTTATTCGAATAACGAATCCACACTAAATGAAATGCTTAAAAGACATATGATACCAGAAGTAATTTGCAATAACAAACATGccttttgtttttactGTTCCACGGAGGTGCACAGCCCGTGTGACTGTAAAATTGCTCAATACTGGATTGAAAAAGTTAGAGATGAGTCTACGAACTTGAATTGGATCCTTAACAACACAAAACCTTGTCCATTTTGCGGTACTAgtatagaaaaaaatggagGATGTAATCATATGACTTGTCAGAGTTGTCAATCAGAATTTTGCTGGATTTGTGATGGTAGATGGTCCATACATACAGACAATTATGTCTGTAAATTCcaaaatgagaaaaaagataatcGTGGCGTtaaatcaatatcaaagaGATTTACGGATGGATACAAAATGTTTATTGTACATGAAAACTCTTCTGACTTGGATCTTAAATTGGCAGGAACTATTGAATCCAAGATATTTACCCTTCAAAAAGAACTCGGAATTTCTTGGATAGAGGGTCAGTTTCTATCGGAATCCATTAAAATATTGTTACATGGCCGTTCTGTATTAAAATGGTCATACACTATTGGTGTATTTTGTGATCCTTCTCACAATTTAACCCATATATTGGAGCAGAACCAGACTATGCTATCAAATGCCGTTGAGTCGTTATCGTTGAAACTTCAGATAAAAGATCCTAACGTCATAATCAAGAGCAAAGCCGAATTCCGtgattcttcaagtttgGTTAATGGAAGAATTGCTGCATTAGAAAGGTGCTGCCAAGAACTTTTAGTCAAAGGTATTTGCAAACTCGAGAGCATTTAG
- the ARP4 gene encoding Arp4p, whose product MSNPALQVYGGDEINAIIIDPGSYVTNIGYSGTDCPQTILPSKYGTYEIDPESDESTTKTIFNEQPLLFPRSGLEIKPIVENSVIVDWDRAQEQWEYALKSELKFDTNKGTPALLTEPIWNPESNRKKSLEVLLEAMEFEACYLTAAPSAVSFAMGRPTCLVVDIGHDVTSVSPVIDGMTLSKPSTRNFVAGKYLNHLIKENLKPREIVPIFQVLKKKPTFVKRSLSFDVNESIIDFANERQFFQEFKETLLHIAPKSLKSFADELQSQSKRSLEAPWGEELIYDAEQRYSFAEQLFHPLKESFPEGWPVSKDGVVETWHNDYVPLKRTKPGTSTNTKDKEGTAESTPVPVATEQEAVGSPSQEPNENGKRPIDPKDEKGEKENHNESNNDQENGNETSSTPAPSSDGVNGKDNDHVAGIVDLINKTMMEADVDLRATLAHNVVLTGGTSKIPGLSDRIMYELNKSLPALKFRMLSSGHLRERQYQAWLGGSILASLGTFHQLWVGKQEYEEVGADRLLKDRFR is encoded by the coding sequence ATGTCAAATCCTGCTTTACAAGTTTATGGTGGTGATGAAATAAACGCTATAATAATTGATCCAGGTTCTTATGTGACAAACATTGGGTATTCTGGAACAGACTGCCCGCAAACAATACTTCCTTCCAAGTATGGTACCTACGAGATTGATCCGGAATCAGATGAATCTACTACAAAGACGATATTCAACGAGCAACCTCTTTTATTCCCACGTTCGGGCTTAGAAATTAAACCTATTGTAGAGAACAGCGTTATTGTAGATTGGGATCGTGCGCAAGAACAATGGGAATACGCTCTAAAATCGGAATTGAAGTTTGATACTAATAAAGGTACACCAGCATTGCTTACTGAACCAATTTGGAACCCTGAGTCCAACAGGAAAAAGTCTTTGGAAGTTTTATTGGAAGCTATGGAATTTGAAGCATGCTACTTAACAGCAGCTCCATCTGCAGTCTCGTTTGCTATGGGAAGGCCTACATGTTTGGTTGTTGATATTGGGCATGATGTGACTTCTGTATCTCCGGTGATTGATGGTATGACCCTCTCCAAACCTTCCACAAGGAATTTTGTAGCGGGAAAGTACCTCAATCATTTAATAAAAGAGAACTTGAAACCTAGGGAAATTGTCCCTATTTTCCAagtattgaagaagaagcctACTTTTGTGAAAAGATCCTTGTCTTTTGATGTCAACGAATCGATCATTGATTTTGCTAATGAAAGACAATTCTTCCAGGAATTTAAGGAAACTCTATTACACATAGCTCCAAAATCTCTAAAATCATTTGCTGATGAGCTACAATCACAATCTAAAAGATCATTGGAGGCTCCTTGGGGAGAAGAACTTATTTATGATGCAGAACAAAGATACTCTTTTGCTGAACAGCTCTTCCATCCTTTAAAAGAAAGTTTCCCAGAGGGATGGCCAGTATCTAAGGATGGTGTCGTAGAGACATGGCACAATGATTACGTTCCTTTGAAGAGAACGAAACCAGGGACCAGCACAAACACTAAAGATAAGGAAGGTACAGCAGAGTCAACGCCAGTTCCTGTAGCAACAGAACAAGAAGCAGTGGGCTCTCCTTCCCAAGAAccaaatgaaaatggtaaGCGTCCAATAGATCCTAAAGATGAGAAGggcgaaaaagaaaatcataATGAGTCTAATAATGAccaagaaaatggaaatgaaacttcttcaactccaGCACCTTCGTCTGATGGTGTTAATGGTAAGGATAATGACCATGTTGCAGGTATTGTTGATCTAATTAATAAGACAATGATGGAGGCTGATGTTGACTTGAGAGCGACATTGGCGCACAATGTTGTTCTTACTGGTGGTACTTCTAAGATTCCAGGTTTATCAGACAGAATAATGTATGAATTAAACAAGTCACTTCCGGCATTAAAGTTTAGGATGCTTTCTTCAGGCCATCTAAGAGAGAGACAGTATCAAGCTTGGTTAGGTGGGAGTATTTTAGCTAGTCTAGGAACTTTTCATCAGTTATGGGTAGGTAAGCAAGAATATGAAGAGGTGGGCGCGGATAGGTTACTCAAGGATAGATTTAGGTAG
- the MIC60 gene encoding Mic60p codes for MLRASRIVGRRLASTSAPVKTAHPIRNFFLKLTAATTAFYAGGVALSVYNYQFAELFTDNVPLAEELVQLVESYNDGTLNAPQLSLEEIRQKFGSFARRVENVRHEGSSPVAAVTPTPVTSSVTVPEPAVAVVDPSIPPVGSVLLKLPHLKLDEESVSPKNKEFVESFNRQVDLLNESHLVLPENAVELFLNSYKNLSVELNKLNKDLTEQLNSQLSTLSSELKQSVEADKAKEIENNRAQLVQQFEKDLSNLKVEFEQKFDSQLQASLKANEQALLAKHKNELAMLSIKQVQEFNKIISDKIENERNGRLKNLDELNDSVKNVSDSLESIEQTILKSECINQLTTLVSSIRFKLNLDNTPSLDLSKDLQRLKLLVNILPGKPNKCECKEPQLIDVVVKELDTLISGKSEQERQVLSNEQLLNRWNLLQEKVREASLLPPNAGFLGHISAKFFSLFLFNKSGISNDNDIDSVISRVSENIKLNRLDKAVEEVVQLQGWSRLEAESWLQAARSKLELETLVDVIDHELKTL; via the coding sequence ATGCTTCGTGCTAGCAGAATCGTCGGTCGCAGACTGGCCTCAACCAGTGCTCCAGTCAAAACAGCTCATCCAATcagaaacttcttcttgaaactAACAGCAGCTACAACCGCATTTTACGCCGGTGGTGTCGCCCTATCCGTTTACAACTACCAATTTGCTGAACTATTCACTGATAACGTCCCATTGGCAGAAGAACTAGTGCAATTGGTCGAATCCTACAACGATGGTACCTTAAATGCTCCCCAATTATCTCTGGAAGAAATTAGACAAAAATTCGGCTCCTTCGCCAGAAGAGTCGAAAACGTCCGTCATGAAGGTTCCTCGCCAGTAGCTGCCGTCACACCTACTCCAGTCACTAGCTCAGTTACCGTGCCAGAGCCAGCCGTCGCTGTTGTTGACCCATCCATCCCTCCAGTAGGTTCTGTCTTGTTGAAATTGCCTCACTTGAAGTTGGACGAGGAGTCTGTGTCTCCAAAGAACAAGGAATTCGTCGAATCCTTCAACAGACAGGTGGACTTGCTCAACGAAAGCCATTTAGTGCTTCCCGAAAACGCCGTGgaattgtttttgaactCGTACAAGAACCTTTCCGTAGAATTAAACAAGTTGAACAAAGACTTGACCGAACAATTGAATTCCCAATTGAGCACCCTTTCCTCTGAATTAAAACAATCTGTCGAGGCTGATAAGGCAAAGGAAATCGAAAACAACAGAGCTCAACTAGTGCAACAGTTCGAAAAGGACTTGTCCAACCTAAAGGTTGAGTTCGAACAGAAATTCGACTCCCAACTACAAGCTTCCTTGAAAGCTAACGAACAAGCCTTGCTTGCCAAACACAAAAATGAACTTGCTATGCTGTCCATCAAACAGGTGCAAGAATTCAACAAGATCATCTCTGACAAGATTGAAAACGAAAGAAACGGTAGATTAAAGAACCTTGATGAATTAAATGACAGCGTTAAGAACGTTTCTGATTCCTTGGAGTCCATCGAACAAACGATACTCAAGTCAGAGTGTATCAACCAATTGACCACATTAGTCTCTTCGATCAGATTCAAGCTAAACTTGGATAACACTCCTTCTTTGGACTTGTCAAAGGACTTGCAAAGATTGAAACTACTAGTGAACATATTGCCCGGAAAGCCAAATAAATGCGAATGCAAGGAACCTCAATTGATTGATGTTGTCGTCAAAGAACTAGACACTTTGATCTCGGGTAAGAGtgaacaagaaagacaGGTCCTTTCCAACGAGCAACTATTGAACAGATGGAATTTGCTGCAAGAAAAGGTCAGAGAAGCTTCTTTGTTACCTCCAAACGCAGGCTTCTTGGGTCACATCTCTGCTAAATTCTTCTCcctgttcttgttcaataaATCTGGTATCTCTAACGACAACGATATTGACTCCGTCATTTCTCGTGTCTCAGAAAACATCAAATTGAATAGACTAGATAAGGCTGTCGAAGAAGTCGTCCAACTTCAAGGTTGGTCTAGACTAGAAGCAGAAAGCTGGCTACAAGCCGCCCGTTCcaaattggaattggaaacTCTTGTCGACGTTATCGATCACGAATTAAAGACTCTATGA